The nucleotide window ACGGGATGGCGACGAAATCGACCGACTGCATTACGCGGTCCGGACTATCAGAGTGGCCGAAGAACCGGATGCGCGGGTCACCGGCAGCCAGTGCGCGCAGTTCCGTTTTTTCCGGGCCGGTGCCGTGAATGTGCAGCGAAACATCCTTGTTCGGCAATCTTTGGAAGGCACGGATCAGAATGTCGAATCCCTTTTGGCGATGCAGCCGACCGATTGCGCCGATCACTTGCGGCTTGCGTGTTGCAGCTTCGATCGAGCGAAAGTCTTGCAGATCGACCACCGGTGCGATGATGCGAAGCGCGTCAGGTGAAACAAGGCGGCGGCGCTTCATCCATTCTGCCTGCGCTTGACTGACAGCGACGACACTGTCGAACAGAGCCAGCGACGTCCGCAACATCGTGAAGAACCTCAGTTTGGAGGGAACGTTCAAAGCGGCGAAGGCCTCTGTGTAGCTGTGTTCCACATGTACGAGCGGTTTGCTGGCATGACGGGCGCGGAACGCGATAAGTGCCGGAAGTCTGCGCCAGCTGAGGCTGAGGTGCGAGACGATCATATCCGCGTCGCAAATCGGCAAAGCGCCCTTGCGCGATACGACGCGCAGGCTGTGGCGGGCAGATCGGGCCATCATGGGACAGGTCCGGATATGCTGAAGAACACGGTTCACGCCGCCCGGCGTGGCATCATCGACAAGGTGCAGGACGTGGGGAAGGTCGGTCATGGATCTCTCTCTTTCTTTTTCTTACGAGGTCACGCGCGGGCGGCGCTCAAAACAGAACGGGCAAGCGTCATCGGCAGGTCGCCGAACTGCGCCGTGGCGTGGGCTGCCAGCAGGGTCGACACGCTGCGCAGCGGCTCTTCGATGAGCGGGCGAGCGGACTCATGGTATGCGCGGGCGAGCAGAGCACAGGCGGTTTCTCCGTCCCCGCTGCTAACCGCGCGACGGGCAAGATAGCGCAGTTGATAGGCGCGGGCCGCAGCCTCGTATCTGGCGAAAAACTCTGGTGCGGTTGGGCGCAGCTTGCTCACCATGCGCTCCCAGGATGCGAGTTGGGCGTCCACATTGGCCGAGAGCCCGGTGGAATTGACACGGTATTCAGTCAGCAGGCCGGGAACGCCTGCCATGATCCAATCGGTACAAAGGCACAGACGCATCCAGCATTCGATATCCTCGGACTGACGAAATGTTTCGTCGAAGATCCAGTCGCGTTTCATCTCCGAAGCGGGTCGCCAGGCAATCTCTGCAAGCGCCTCGCGACGAATGACCGGGGCGGATCCGTTTCCGATGGGGTTGCGTTTGAAGACATGCGCTGGCGTCACGCCGTGGAGGCGGGGGCGCTGCGCATGACCGATGCGTTGGCCTGCGTCATCGATCATCGCCGAGCCAGAATAGCTGATACCCACGTCAGGCTTTCCAAGCAGGTGATCTACATGAGTGGCAAGCTTTTCTGGCATCCAAAGGTCATCGGCGTCGCAAAACCCGATTACTTCCCCCCGCGCCTCTCCAATGCCGCTGTTGCGTGCGCCAGCAAGGCCACGGTTGAACTGATGGAGAACCCGAAACCGGCTGTCCGAGGCGGCGTGAATACTGGCGATCAGAGCTGTATCGTCGATCGAACCGTCATCGATGATGACGACCTCGAAATCACGGAATGTCTGTGCGCTGAGCGAGGCAAGCGTCGCAGGGAGTGTGGCGGAGGCGTTGTAGGCGGGAACGACGATCGTAGCGTAGGGCATGGGATAGATCCTCAATTGGCAAAAAGATATTGGCGGGTGGGTTCGGGCAGACACGGCAGCAGCAGCGCGGCGAGCGCGATCAGCCCACCGCGGTGGGCCGGTAGAAGAAAGGCGGAGGCATGCTGGTAGCATCCTTCGAGGACAAGACGCTGCACGGTGGCGGCGGGAGCACCGACGCGAAGGGCCCGGCGCGCGAGGTAGCGCAGGTGCACGGCCTCCGCCCGCGGATCGGCGCGAAAGCCGAACCGGGCCGCGGTTTCGAGCGCAGCACACCGTCCGGCACGCATTCTGTCGATATCCGCAGACAGGCCACGCGGGCTGAGCCGGTAGAGCACATGATCCGAATCGAGTCCCAAAAGGCGGTGGCCGGATCCCACGAGATGGACCAGGAACTCGAGATCTTCGTTGTGAACGAGGTCTTCGCGGAAACCGCCGAGGATTTCGAACGTGTCGCGGCGCAAAGACAGGTTGGACAGCGTGCAGACCGGGTTCTCGCCGAGCAACGATGGGACGGTCACGTCGCCTGCCGGCACGTGCGAGCGGGTGCGAACGTGACCGGGGTCTTCGTTGAAAAAACCAACCCGCCCGAAAACGGCCTGAACCTGACCCCTGCCGAGATGTTGCGCAACATCACGCAGCTTGTGACGCTTCCAGATGTCATCGGCGTCGCAAAAGGCTATGATATCGCCGGTGGATTGCACGATCGCACCATGGTTGCGAGCGGCACTGGGGCCTTTGCGCGGATTGCGCACCAACTTCAGGCGAGGGTCGGCTTGCACCAAGGATTTGGCGACGCTCCAGCTGCTGTCGGCCGATCCATCCTCCACAAGTATCGCCTCCCAATCGATGAAGCTTTGGTCCTGCAATGCTGCGATGGTGGCTGGCAGCGTGTGGGCGGCGTTGAAAACAGGAATGACAATGGAAATGCGGGTCATGACAGGGCGCTCTCGGGGATCGGAGTAAAGGCGAATTTCAGGGCCGGACGGGAGAGCAGCAGCATGATGATGCTGGCCGTCACCAAGTAGCCCCAGGCGATGGCGTCGAGGCCGAAGGGAGCAGCGATCACGACGTTCAGCATGACCGCCGCCGTCAGCAGCACAGTACCTTTGAGTTCCAGCATCGGGCGGTTCTCGGCCCGGTGCCAGCCGGCGGTCGCCGTCCAGAGCATTGTGGGGATGGCGACAAGGCAAAGGATGGATACCGGTTTCGCCAAGGCGTCCCAGCCCTCGCCAAGCAACAGCGGCACATACCACTCGGCGAGCAGGGCCTGCAGGATGACTGCGGGTGCCACGATGCCGATGGACAGGGCGAACCCCTGGCGCATGGCCGCGGAACGGTCGGAGTGCGTGCAGAGATGCGGGAAAAGCACCGCGGCGAAAGCGGCTGAAAAGGAGGAGGCAAGGCTGAGGCCGGCGTTGAAGGCCATGAAATAGAGGCCGAGAATTTCCGGGCCGAGCAGCGCGCCGACGATCAGCTTGTCGGCATGCAACCGTGCGGTCATGATCATCTCGGTGCTCAGGATCGGCCAGCCGAACCGAATGAACGGGCGGGTCGCAGCCTTGCCTTGCTCTGGAGTACTGTGCCACGGGTGCAGGCGGCGCATCGCCACGAGCCAGAAGGGCGCGGTCAGAAACCGTGGCAAGACAAGCGCCAAGGCCGACGGCCACACCATTGCGAGAGCCACCGAGATCAGGTTCGCCAGCACGGTCTGCCCACCGGCGATGGCGGCAGTCTGCTTGAGCTTGCCTGCCCTCATGGCCAGCCCCGCCTGGACCAGCCCGCCGGGCATGAACAGGTACTCGCCAGCCAGGACAAGGATCAGTGTGGCCATTGCAATGTTGCCGGTCAGCGCCCATACGCCACCGGCGATGACGCATTGGATTGCGAAAAGACCAAGGCACCAGACCCAAAAGAGGTCACGCGCCCGGTTGCAGGTTGGTACAAGCTCGGATGCCGGGGCGGCGATGATGCGCTGCCCGATGCCGTTCTGGGTCAGCGACTTCAACAGGTCCCCGATCGCCAGCGCGGCGGCGGCTACGCCTATCTCTGCCACGTCGAGCGTGCGGGCCACGGCAATGACGACACCGAGGCGCGACAGCTTGGTCGCGATCTCGGAGGCACCGTAGGCAATCAGGTGGCTGAACATGGAGGAAGGTCTGGGCACGGTCGCTTGGCTTTCATTAAGGTTGGCTATTCCTACCCGCCAATGACACGCCCGTCGCGGGCGCGGCGGGAGAGCAAGACGCCGCTATCGAGTGGTCACCTATCCTTTCGGGTCACACTTCCACCCGATTGAACGCGTGGAGCGAACAAAACCCTGCATTAGAAAACGCTAAGTTGTACTTAGGAAGAATCATGACTGCTGTTCGCAAACGCCTGCTCGGCTCTTGCCTGAGCTTCGCCCTCACCGCCGCTTGCGGCGATGCCCCCGCGCCCGAGAACCTCGCGCCCGTCAAGAGCGGAGGCGCGTATCAGGCGCAGTACCGCGAGCCACTTCGCAGGTCCGAGGACCAGCCCATTCTGCGGTCAGAGCAGATGAACGCCCGCAAATGCAGACCTGGTCAGGGCGCAGGGGGCAAGGGCGGCAGCGTCGCCACCGCCGGATTGCGCGGTGAACGCCTGTCGCGGAATGACCTGGTCGATATCAGAATTTCCGACGATGAGACCTTCAACGGTGATTACGTGGTGTCGCGCGACGGTGACCTGAAACTCCCCTTCCTCCCACCGGTACGCGCGCAAGGGCGTACCACCGTAGACATTGAAGCGCAGATCGCACGCCTTCTCGTACGGGAGGGTTTCTACGACGAGGCACCGCGCATCTCTGCGCGTGTCTCCGATTTCGCAAGCGTCAACGTGGCGGTTTCCGGAGCGGTTTTTGAGCCGCACGCGGTAGAGATCGGCAATCGTGTCGCCGACGACATCGACCGGGCGCGGCAGGCAGCACTCGGCGCGTCCACCGAGGCGCGAAATCTTTCGGCAGCGCTGCGCGCGGTTGGCGGCGTTCGCCCGGATGCCGACCTGTCCGCCGTGGAACTGCGCCGTAACGGAACCCGGCATGTCCTCGACATGCGCGGCGTCTTCGAAGGCCGCAACGCAGTCGATGTTATGCTGCTGACCGGCGACGAGATCAGGGTGCCTTCGCGCCAGTGTTTCCAGGACGACCTGATGCGTCCCAGCCCGATCAGCCCGCCCGGCATATCCCTGTTCCTGTCGAACCTGACCCAGCCGGCGACCGGCAATGCGCCATCGGCCGTGGGCCGAGAGGTGCGCGAAGTTCCCTACGGGACGCGGTTCATGCAGGCAGTGGTCAATACCAACTGTGTCGGTGGCGCGCGGGCAACCAGCGCCAAGCGTTCGGCCGTCCTGTTCACGCGCGACCCAATCACGGGCGTCTCGACGGTGATCGAGCGCAAGATCGAGGACATGCTGCGCCGCGCGGATCGGGACGATTACGACCCCTACCTGCTGCCGGGTGACGCGATCGCCTGCTACGACAGCAGTGTCACGAATTTTACCGAGGTTGCAAAGATCGTCGGTGCGGTTGTGGCCACAGGCGCAATCGTCGACTGATGGTCAGGAAAGCGAAGGGTCGGGCAGGTGCGCTCGTGTCTGCCTGGCTGTTTCGATTGCCCGCTCCATACGGTCGCGATCCCCGCTTTCTGCCGCCATTTCAACAGCGACAAGCGCGTCTCGCAGGTCCGGTTGACCGAATGCAGCGGCGCTGCCGGCCACCTTGTGCGCTTCTGCGGCAATCTCGGACATGTCGTCCGGTCGGGTTTCAAGCCAGTCGAACAGCGCGTTCGTCTGTGACACATAGCGGGCGGTCAGGCGATCCAAGGTATTCTGTTCCTCTTGCGGAGCGACCGATGCTTCGACTGCCGATTGCTCGCCGGACGTGAATTGGTTAATAACGCGCACGAGTTCTTCCTCGACAAGCGGCTTTGGAAGAAAGCCAGACATACCAGCCGCGATAAAACGGTCCTTGGCCTCTGGCAAAACGTTGGCCGAGAACGCCACGATCGGCACATCTTGGTTAGGACCGTTGCCAGCGCGGATGGCGCGTGTTGCACCCAGCCCGTCAAGCACGGGCATCCGTATGTCCATCAAGATGAGATCGAAACGCCCCTTTTCAGCGGCTTCTACGGCCTCCTGGCCGTTGCGTGCCTCGGTCACCCGGTGACCGAGGCCAAACAGCGTTTCCCCTGCCAGTTCGAGGTTTATCTCGTTATCCTCGACCAACAGTATATTGTGACCTTGAGCTTCGGGATCCGAGGGTTGCGGATCATCTTCTTCTTCGGGACCATCGACGCAGGTCAATGGCAAGCGCAGCCAGAATACACTGCCCTCGTCTTCTGTGCTTTCGA belongs to Roseovarius sp. THAF27 and includes:
- a CDS encoding glycosyltransferase, whose protein sequence is MTDLPHVLHLVDDATPGGVNRVLQHIRTCPMMARSARHSLRVVSRKGALPICDADMIVSHLSLSWRRLPALIAFRARHASKPLVHVEHSYTEAFAALNVPSKLRFFTMLRTSLALFDSVVAVSQAQAEWMKRRRLVSPDALRIIAPVVDLQDFRSIEAATRKPQVIGAIGRLHRQKGFDILIRAFQRLPNKDVSLHIHGTGPEKTELRALAAGDPRIRFFGHSDSPDRVMQSVDFVAIPSRWEAFGLVALEARAAGRPIICSDIDGLKTSAGAEATFVAGHSEIAWEKALAAAFEVNPATRSAERACDCESAFASAWSRLIDHHIGFHATKSSAEGLTRGASVQLDNAI
- a CDS encoding glycosyltransferase family A protein, which translates into the protein MPYATIVVPAYNASATLPATLASLSAQTFRDFEVVIIDDGSIDDTALIASIHAASDSRFRVLHQFNRGLAGARNSGIGEARGEVIGFCDADDLWMPEKLATHVDHLLGKPDVGISYSGSAMIDDAGQRIGHAQRPRLHGVTPAHVFKRNPIGNGSAPVIRREALAEIAWRPASEMKRDWIFDETFRQSEDIECWMRLCLCTDWIMAGVPGLLTEYRVNSTGLSANVDAQLASWERMVSKLRPTAPEFFARYEAAARAYQLRYLARRAVSSGDGETACALLARAYHESARPLIEEPLRSVSTLLAAHATAQFGDLPMTLARSVLSAARA
- a CDS encoding oligosaccharide flippase family protein, translating into MFSHLIAYGASEIATKLSRLGVVIAVARTLDVAEIGVAAAALAIGDLLKSLTQNGIGQRIIAAPASELVPTCNRARDLFWVWCLGLFAIQCVIAGGVWALTGNIAMATLILVLAGEYLFMPGGLVQAGLAMRAGKLKQTAAIAGGQTVLANLISVALAMVWPSALALVLPRFLTAPFWLVAMRRLHPWHSTPEQGKAATRPFIRFGWPILSTEMIMTARLHADKLIVGALLGPEILGLYFMAFNAGLSLASSFSAAFAAVLFPHLCTHSDRSAAMRQGFALSIGIVAPAVILQALLAEWYVPLLLGEGWDALAKPVSILCLVAIPTMLWTATAGWHRAENRPMLELKGTVLLTAAVMLNVVIAAPFGLDAIAWGYLVTASIIMLLLSRPALKFAFTPIPESALS
- a CDS encoding polysaccharide biosynthesis/export family protein; this translates as MTAVRKRLLGSCLSFALTAACGDAPAPENLAPVKSGGAYQAQYREPLRRSEDQPILRSEQMNARKCRPGQGAGGKGGSVATAGLRGERLSRNDLVDIRISDDETFNGDYVVSRDGDLKLPFLPPVRAQGRTTVDIEAQIARLLVREGFYDEAPRISARVSDFASVNVAVSGAVFEPHAVEIGNRVADDIDRARQAALGASTEARNLSAALRAVGGVRPDADLSAVELRRNGTRHVLDMRGVFEGRNAVDVMLLTGDEIRVPSRQCFQDDLMRPSPISPPGISLFLSNLTQPATGNAPSAVGREVREVPYGTRFMQAVVNTNCVGGARATSAKRSAVLFTRDPITGVSTVIERKIEDMLRRADRDDYDPYLLPGDAIACYDSSVTNFTEVAKIVGAVVATGAIVD
- a CDS encoding glycosyltransferase family 2 protein; protein product: MTRISIVIPVFNAAHTLPATIAALQDQSFIDWEAILVEDGSADSSWSVAKSLVQADPRLKLVRNPRKGPSAARNHGAIVQSTGDIIAFCDADDIWKRHKLRDVAQHLGRGQVQAVFGRVGFFNEDPGHVRTRSHVPAGDVTVPSLLGENPVCTLSNLSLRRDTFEILGGFREDLVHNEDLEFLVHLVGSGHRLLGLDSDHVLYRLSPRGLSADIDRMRAGRCAALETAARFGFRADPRAEAVHLRYLARRALRVGAPAATVQRLVLEGCYQHASAFLLPAHRGGLIALAALLLPCLPEPTRQYLFAN